The genomic segment TATACCTACAGACCTGTGTGGACCGTCCCAGCTTGGACACCTTGAAGCTGCACCGGAAATAATGGACTTGACAGCGAGAACGAAAGATAATGTATTCTCCCTCAAATTACGACAGGCAAGAAAAGTTGAGAATGAAAgagaaagaataactaataattaCCACAAGAAGGCAGCAAGCCAGTACTATTATTTAGCACAAAAGGGCATAAAGTAGAAAAAGCGATTGAGAAATAAGTATTGCATATAACGTGACTctgattaattattattattatcacaaCTTATATTAACATAAACCTACATGGGGTTAATTTATAGGGGTTTTCCAGCAGGTAAAAGGCGTACGAATAGTGCTATGTCTGGTGCTTACATGTTCCAAGGTTGCCTTATTGGCTAGTCTAGTCAATACTCCGCTCCTTGCAACATATACACATTAGTCGAACTGTGTAGGACATTGCAACTATGCCATTGCAGACACGCTGCAGGATGCCCCTTCCAACCCCGCACCCCAGAATTAATTAATGAGATAAACACATATAtgttttattaatttatattatttttataatcATTATTTTATGTTAATTGAAACATGTAACATTAACAACTGTAAGTCTTTTTTACCTTacaaataaaaaagaaaaaagacaGAAAAAATAACATCTAATGCGAGGGATTGCAAATCACTCAGTAAGGCTGAACATTTTTTTTATCAATACAttgggtacatctgcattagtgcagctaccctagactatatgaagtggagtacagtgtgtcaaaaaagctaactaggtgatgctataaaatccccatcacacaggatggttagtcatacagaggcatgtgataggcagtctgcactggcagactccggaagcattttgaggataacatcaacacaagagtgaataaggcagcagtggtaataaaagtccccatctcgcaggatggttagttatacagggccatatgtttagtagcctgcactggcaaattttgggtacactgtaggGGCAGCGCACCGAGATTAAAGTCTGCGGACAATGACATCCAGATTTCACTAACACGTTCACTACTGGATTAGTTATGCTTTATATACCATGCGATATAACGTTGACATTACTTATGAAATCATCGATTCTAAATACATCACTAAATCTTTTCACGATAACAGGATGGAGTATTTTAATTTGATAATTAGGAAAAACAAAAATATGTTCAGGGTAACTAATTTATACAAATTTagtaggccagccagaggcttagggcccgcgcaggaatttacctgcaaaaaaaaaaaaataataataaaaaaaataaaaactagtCGTAAAATCAGAGGATGACTTGTACGTCAAGGCGATAAATTTTACAAACAGAGGGAGAGAGTTTGCAGTGAAATAAATTTATGCTCCAATGTTTGGTTTGAGCATACCCGGCCCCGCTCtggtacacacacgcgcgcgcgcacacacacacacacacacacacacacacacacatacacacacacacacacacacacacacacacacacacacacacacacacacacacacacacacctccccctccaacAAACACACAGATCCTTGTATTCCGAGAATAGACACAACCAAAAgccctcaccatcaccaaccactacCAAACCTGCACATAATATGTCACATTTGTTGATCTGGCAGCTATACTTTCCTTTATAATACTTGTTATTGCAGCTTGTCGCTATAAGAAGATTAACATTAAGGCCAGATTTCCCCGCTTTCAACACCACCTCAAGCTGATTATTCCCCTCATCAGTCGCTCTGCTAGGGAGAAAATACCACGGCAGCCTTCATGGTAAAGTCCTTACTATTTCCAACGTGTATCGACTCTATCCCGGGCAACGCCGGGATAGAAAGCCAGACtatcccggcggtgcccgggatagTCTGGCTTCCTCCCAACCCCCATTACTGCCGTCTTCTCCTAtctccgcctccccccccccccccgccctcgtcCCCATCCTCAACTCTTTCCTCCCCGTCCCCCCCATTTCTCCTCCTTCCCCCACGTCTTTCCCCTCTCCCCACCATCTTAGTCCCACCAttcatctccccctcccctatcccccagcacCCCCCACCATCCACTGCCTATCCCAGTCCACCTCTACTTCCTCTTTTcgcagaaaatatattattatgaAATAACGTTGATAAACATCACACTCTTTGGTTTTATATTCCTGATTTCATGCTGGATTCATTCCTGCTTTCATTTCAATCGCTCGGGGGTGTTGTGTTGCACACTATATTTCTTGAAGCATAAAATTTAGGCCTATCCTGACCAGCCTATCTCCGTCCCTGTTCCCCCTACAAATTTTGGTGAGGCTAGCACCTAGCGTCTGGCTTCCAGCTttggacaggcagacagacattaTCTCTTGAAGGATAAAAAAGTTGAATTAAGTTAAAATATTAGTGATAGTGGTAGGAGAGCGCTCATAGGTGATGGGAAAACAGAGGGAGGTGTTGAGAGAACAGTGATAACTGCTGGGAGAAACAGGCAGGTGCTAGGAGAACACGGGCAGGTGCTAGGAGAACACGGGCAGGTGCTAGGAGAACACGGGCAGGTGCTAGGAGAACACGGGCAGGTGCTAGGAGAACACGGCAGGTGCTAGGAGAACACGGGCAAGTGCTAGGGGAACACAGGAAAGTTGGCGGTGTCCGAGGGGAAACTATAGTGAGTAAGCCTTACCATAATATACGGGAAGGCCTCCTACCGTGACCTCTCACCCTACTAAGAGGGATGAGCAGCCGGCTACTCGCGAATCCGCCTGGATAAAAAATAGTATCTTCCTTTCTTACAGTTGAAAGCAGATAGAGGAAAGCGGGAGTTGACATGGTCGCTGTGTTGTCGCCTGACCTACGAGCAATTTCCCACCGGGGAGATCAACTCATCTATCTCGGGAGATGACATGTTTCTCAGCGGTGTGATCTGCCAGGCGTCACATCCTCACACGACCTCCCATATTAACCCCCAGAAGAGTACCTCGTCAACAGACAgaacacctccccccaccccacaaccttCCCAGGCTCACCCCTCCCCCCGTTCTTTAACCTCCACAGCACcaaaccctcaacaccaccttctTCTCCCCGGCAGAAAATgatgtgcagcagcagcagcagctcgtgGTGCAGCCTCCtgctggtgggcgtggtggtggcgctgggcgtgtgtgtgggtgtgggcgagGCCATCCCCCCTCCCATCTGCCTCAACCAACAGCTGCCTCTCAGCCCCTATGCTAAGAAGCTGTGCGCAGCCCTCTCCAACATCTCAGAGTTCTCCCGGGCCATGGAGGAGTACCTCGACGCCCAAGGTGAGCACCTCCCTCCTGCATAGAAGTGTAAAGCAATGTAAACACGTTCATCTTGGTCTGCCTGTGTGAAAAATCCTTGGTGGGGATATTTGGCTTTATTCTTTGTGTAAGGTTCTAATCCTTTGTGGTATTTGACTTTATCCTTTGTGTAAGagtgtgatctttggggtatttgacTTTAATCTTCGTGGACTTTACCCTTGAGGATAAATTTAAAATCAGACCCAGATGTTTCATTAGTAACGAACATGTACAAATCATCACCCATCTGGTTGGACTGAACAAGTGCGCAACAGCAAGATAATTACATGTTGCACATACATTCAATAGCACAAAACATTCATTTTGAATGGTGATATACACGCTAGTGGTAAAACAATGTAATAGTGAATGAATCATGTTAAAACATAACTACTTTAGCCCCATTAGTTCTTGGGGGATGTGCGTGGATATGTTCGTGAATTCGTTGTTGATATATGAGTTTAGTAGTTGCGGATAAAGGTCTTCAGCCCTTTATCTTCATGATCTGAGAAAAGATGCTTAATCTGATGCATTCTAGAGCTTGTGGACATTACCATCAGCAAGTTAGATACACGACCGAACAGCAACGTTACCTCAGTCTTCGATGTCTATTGGAAACACCAGATGTCCCAAAGACAGTGTGAAGGGCACTCTGCTTCCACAACCCTGGAGCACTCTGCCTGTACtcaactctctccagcacctcacaCTTCCCTCCAATCCCTCACCCTTGTCTATttaacccctcaccctcccctatTCTTCTCTCGGAGATATAATTCGTTCCCCCTTTTCCCACTCTTTCTTTACCCTTAAGGGACACAAAGGGCACAAACTTGTTTACTTCACGTGCGCCAGAACCCCTTCCCCGCC from the Procambarus clarkii isolate CNS0578487 chromosome 10, FALCON_Pclarkii_2.0, whole genome shotgun sequence genome contains:
- the Ms gene encoding myosuppressin yields the protein MMCSSSSSSWCSLLLVGVVVALGVCVGVGEAIPPPICLNQQLPLSPYAKKLCAALSNISEFSRAMEEYLDAQAVKNLMPVNEPEVKRQDLDHVFLRFGRSQ